The Solea senegalensis isolate Sse05_10M linkage group LG9, IFAPA_SoseM_1, whole genome shotgun sequence genome has a segment encoding these proteins:
- the tmem223 gene encoding transmembrane protein 223, translating into MGLERLLCGLSRFYSGQLALVNVQHKVNLFGKASTSTQTSPSAVLSKWVTCIPGLSRGICVHTSRHATLKQLTARRGLSTSSQPSKDVTLFEHDKTRFFRLLSLFCGGQVVFWTCMAHFAFTGLRNTGGASDKGKAKAQTTTTTGLAGMWSFEMNLGSNTWRYGFTLGCLAIGAVIVSVGTLFCRRSVSKVVLHRGGKMVTVCTQSPLGPDLGQKITVPLSEVACHAHRQESHSFIPLRVKGHKFYFLLDKDGTVNNSRLFDVTVGAYRSF; encoded by the coding sequence ATGGGATTGGAGCGTCTGCTGTGTGGGCTGTCGCGGTTTTATTCCGGACAGCTCGCACTCGTTAATGTTCAACACAAAGTCAACTTGTTTGGAAAAGCGTCCACATCGACTCAGACTTCACCGAGTGCCGTCCTGTCCAAGTGGGTCACATGTATTCCTGGTCTCAGCCGTGGGATATGCGTCCACACAAGCCGTCACGCCACTCTCAAACAGCTGACAGCCCGCCGCGGCCTCTCCACCTCCAGCCAGCCTTCCAAAGATGTCACCCTGTTCGAGCACGACAAGACGCGCTTCTTCCGGCTCCTATCACTCTTCTGTGGCGGACAGGTCGTCTTCTGGACGTGCATGGCTCACTTCGCCTTCACCGGGCTTAGAAACACTGGGGGCGCTTCAGATAAAGGGAAAGCCAAGGCgcaaaccaccaccaccacagggCTGGCTGGGATGTGGAGTTTTGAGATGAACCTAGGATCGAACACCTGGAGGTACGGCTTCACCCTCGGATGCCTGGCTATAGGCGCAGTGATCGTGAGCGTCGGGACTCTATTTTGCCGTCGTTCTGTCAGCAAGGTGGTTTTACACCGGGGAGGGAAGATGGTGACAGTTTGCACACAGTCACCCTTGGGTCCAGACCTAGGGCAGAAAATCACAGTCCCACTGTCTGAGGTTGCCTGTCACGCCCATAGACAGGAGTCCCATTCATTCATCCCGCTCAGGGTCAAAGGACACAAGTTCTACTTTCTCCTGGACAAAGACGGGACTGTGAACAACTCCAGGCTATTTGATGTCACCGTTGGGGCATATCGGTCATTTTAA